One Gemmatimonadales bacterium genomic region harbors:
- a CDS encoding ATP-binding protein has translation RLFVAPRSSLSLTNAAEGGAREIIRILVADTGVGIPSELLPHIFDPFFTTKEKGTGLGMAIAHRIIEDHNGAIEVSSRVGEGTTFRLTLPVQAANVEAPAPPPSEAVAPPPSSARQSPLPRP, from the coding sequence CGCCTGTTCGTCGCTCCCCGCTCCTCGCTCAGCCTCACCAACGCTGCCGAGGGCGGTGCCCGGGAGATCATCCGGATCTTGGTCGCCGACACCGGCGTCGGCATTCCCTCCGAACTCCTCCCCCACATCTTCGATCCCTTCTTCACCACCAAGGAGAAGGGGACGGGCCTCGGGATGGCCATCGCCCACCGGATCATCGAGGACCACAACGGGGCTATCGAGGTCTCCTCCCGCGTCGGCGAGGGAACCACCTTCAGACTGACCCTGCCGGTCCAGGCTGCGAACGTGGAAGCTCCCGCCCCGCCTCCCTCCGAGGCGGTCGCGCCCCCCCCCTCCAGCGCCCGGCAGTCCCCGCTCCCGCGCCCATAA